Genomic DNA from Streptomyces sp. AM 2-1-1:
CATGCTGTCCGTGATCGCGCCGCGCTGGCGCTCGTGGGTGGCGCCGTCCGCGAAGACGCACACGGGCTGGTAGGTGAAGATCGGCGCGAGGGGGTGCTCCGGACCCACGCTGCCGTCCTGCAGCGCACGCCAGCGCCGCGAGTCGCGGGAGAACTGCGAGGGGGTACGGGTGACGTGCAGGTTCTCGCTGTGGCCGAGGACCAGCCAGGCGGGTACGTCACCGTGCAGCAACACCGGTGCGACGCTGCCGTGTTCGGCGCGCAGCTTCTCGTTCAGCCCGACGATGTCGTTCTCCACCTCGGGGCCGTAGTAGCGGCGCAGCCCGCCGGGGCCGAGTCCGTGGGCGGGGCATCCGGGCGGCGGGGCGGCTCCCGTCGGTGCTCCGGGCTCGTGGGAGAAGGGGGTTGTCACAGTGGCTCCAGTGATGAGGCGTGCGAGGTCGCGCGGAAAGACGCGCGGCGGAGAGGGGACTTCGGGGGCGCCCGGCGGATCGTGGCCGGGGACGGTGCCCGGTGCGGCGCCCCGTGCCGGGGCGAATGCCGCACCGGACACCGTCTTTCCGGCCGCTCGGATGCGCCGGGCACCCGGGCGCCGCGCGGCTCCTGTCCGGGCGTCCGGGCGGCCGGGCGGTCGTCCGGCCGGCCGCCCGGACGTCATGCGAGAGGGACGGCCAGGCCGTGCAGGTAACGCATGAGCGTCATCAGCACGTCCCGGCTCGACGCGCGGAGGCGCGCGTCGCAGTCGATCACGGGGACTTCGTCGGGCAGGTCGAGCGCCCGCCGCAACGTCTCGACCGGATGGTGCGGGGCGTCGGGGAAGGTGTTGACGGCGACGACGAACGGCACCCCGCGCTCCTCCAGGCGTCCGATGACGTCGAAGCTGGATTCGAGGCGGCGGGTGTCGATCAGGACGACGGCGCCGAGGGCACCCTCGAAGAGACCGTTCCACAGGAACCAGAAGCGTTCCTGGCCCGGTGTGCCGAACAGGTAGAGGATCAGCTCCTCACTGAGGCTGATCCGGCCGAAGTCCATGGCGACGGTGGTGGCGGTCTTGCTCTCCACCCCGGCGTTGTCGTCGACGCCGACGCCGGCCTGCGTCATGGTCTCTTCGGTCGTCAGGGGGCGGATCTCACTGACCGAACCGACCATGGTCGTCTTGCCGACGCCGAATCCGCCGACGATCACGACCTTCACCGCGGCGGTGGCCGTGGTGGGCAGGACGTCCTCGGTACGGGGGCCGGTGATCGTGTCAGAGCTTCTGAAGTCCATGCATCACCGCTTCGAGAAGGGACCTGTCGGGGAGGGTGGCGCGGACGATGGGTGCGCGCGATTCGATCAGTTCGGTCGCGAGTAATTCGGTCAGGAGCGAGGTGACGACGCTGAACGGCAGGCCGAGATAGGCGGAGATCTCGGCGACGGACAGAGGCGCCTGGCAGAGCCGCAGGATCGCGGCCTGCTCGGGCTGGAACGTCGGTGAGGGTTCTGCCTGGGCGACGACCATGGTGACCAGGTCGAGCGCGGCCCGCTCGCTGCCGTCAAGATCGCCGGTGATGACGTACAGGCGCTCGGGATCGTTGAGCGCCGGGTCGGCATTGCGGCGTTCCCGTCGGGGAGCGTTCATCCGGCCTGCCCGTCGTGGCGCGGCGGGCTGGTCAGATGGGCGCCGATCCGGACGACCATGTCGCGCATCCTCGCGCCGACCAGCCCGGCGTCGACGGTCTCCCCGGCCAGCACCGCGAGGTACGCACCCGTGCCGGCGGCCATCAGGTAGAAGAACCCGCCGGTCACCTCGATGACCACGAGCTTCATCAGACCGTCGCTGTAGGGGATCTCGGAGGCGACGGCGGCGGCCAGGCTCTGCAGGCCGGCGCAGGCAGCGGCCAGCCGGTCCCCCACGTCCGGGTCCCCTCCGTGCATGGCGATGCGCAGCCCGTCGGAGGAGAGCACCACGATCTGGTGGATGCTCGGAACGTCGTCGGCCAGCTCCTTGAGCATCCAGTCCATGTTTCCCCGCTGCTGGATCACTTGAGGTCTCCCTTGTCCCACGCGTCGTCAGAGTTTTCGCCGTTCTTCGGGTCGTGCGGCACGCCGTTGACGGCCTTGGTGAAGGCCTCCAGCCAGAGGCCGGGGGGCTTCTCCTCACCGTTGCCACGGCCTGCGGCGTGCGGGGCCACGCCGGTGGGCGCGCCGTGAACGCCTTCCGTCGCGGGTGCCGGGGCCTGCTGCGGGAGGTTGTGCGAGCCGAGCGGGGCGCGGCCCCGGCTGCGGCGCTGGGGCAGTCCGTTCTCGGTCCACTCGGTCACCACGGGGGCCTCGTCCTCCATGGCCGCGGCGGGTGCGGCGGAGGCGGCGGGCGGGACGACGGCCGAGGGCACCGGACCGGTGGCGGCGACCCGGGCCTTCCGCTTGCCGGCGGGGGGGACGACGTGCTGGAGTTGTGACATGTCCAGCGAGCTGGTGGGCCGCGAGGTGGCGCCGATGCCGTGGGCGATACCGGGTGCGGGGCCGGTGGTGATCATGTCGCGGGGGACGATGAGCACGGCACGGACGCCGCCGTACGCGGACTGGCGGAGCGACACCTGGAGTTGGTACATCCGCGACAGCCGGCCGACGACCGCCATGCCGAGGCGCGGGGACTCCCCGAGGTCGTTCATGTTGATGCCGGCCTGGGCCTGCGCCAGCATGTTCTCCGCCCGGGAGCGGGCCTCCTCACTGAGGCTGACCCCGCCGTCCTCGATCTCGATCGCGATGCCCGTCTGCACCTCGACCGCGGTGACGTGCACCCGGGTCTGCGGGGGCGAGTACCGCGTGGCGTTGTCGAGGAGTTCGGCGCAGGCGTGGATGAGCGGCTCGACCGACGTGCCGACGATGGCGACCTTGGCGATCGAGTGCAGGTCGACGCGCTGGTACTCCAAGATGCGCGACATGGCACCGCGCAACACGCTGAACAGCGGTACGGGCTTGGGCCACTGGCGGCTGGGCCGGGCCCCGCCGAGCACGGCGATGGAGTCGGCGAGCCGGCCGATCAGCGCGGTGCCGTGGTCGATGCGGAGCAGGTCGTCGAAGACCTCCGGGTTGCGCCCGTAGTGGTCCTCCATCTCCCGCAGTTCGCTCGCCTGGCGGTGGACGATGGCCTGCACGCGGCGGGCGACGCTGACGAAGGCGCGCTGCGCGGAGTCACGCCGGGCCTCCTCGTCGTCGATGATCTGCAGGACGGTGTAGACCAGCCGCCGCAGCGCCTTGGGGAGGTTGCGGTAGGACTCGTCCCCGTCCACCACCTCCCGCATGACCTCTTCGGGCGAGTTGCTCGCGCGCAGCATCCTGATGGCGGAGGGCATCAGTTCCTTGGTGAGCCGCACGGTCTCTTCGTCGTGTGCGGCGATGCGCAGTTCCAGCTGGGCGATGCGCTGTTCGTACTGCGCGCGCAGGACGCGTGTCTCGCGCCGTCGGCGGTTCAGTGCGACGGCGAGCGCACCGACCACGACGGCGGCGAGCGCGCCGCTCACGGCGACTGGTATCCGCGCGGCGTCCGTGACCAGCGTCATGCCCAGCGCGCAGGCGCCGACGACCAGCACGACGGGCAGGAGGAGTACACGGACGACGGGAATCCGTCGGTCGGTCGGTGGTGATTCAACACGGACCATCTAAAAACCTTCTGGCGGTTGATTCCGGGATGTATGCACACGGGTGCTGACACTCATGAACATGTGCGCGAATTGGTGCCAACTCGGCTTCACTGCGCGTGAGCTTAGCCAGATCGGAACAGGGGGTCGGCACATTCACCCAACGCCCTGCGCGCGCACCCCACGGGTAATACACTCGCCAGTTTTCGTACTCCACGCGTCCGGACGTGCGCGGACAGTGACGAGCGGCGAGGCGGGGCCGCTCTCTCCCGTGCACGTCCCGCACAGTGGTACGAAGACGTACGGAGCACCGCGGGAACCACCCGTCACCGTCCCGGGCGACCCTCACCGCGTGTCGCTCCCGTCGCCGCGGGGTCCCGGCGGGAGCGGCGGTCAAGCCCTTAAACTCACCGCCGGGCGGGAGGGGCACGACCGTCCCGCAGGGAAGTACATACGCACACCTGATCGACGAGGATCGAAAGGGGCGAATTTCCGCTCCACGGAAGGGTGAGGGGCAAAATCACCGTGTTTGACGGCGAGGAGGCCCGTTCCCCTTCCGTACGACCGCGCCGAGGACCGGACGAGAGCGGGCACATCATGAGATCGGCACCGGGGTACACCATCGAGTCGCTCGACACCGGCCTGCGACTGATGCGGCTCTTCCTCACCCACGACACGCTCACCGTCAGTGAGGCGGCCGGGCTCCTGGACGTCGGGCGGTCCACCGCGCACCGGGTCCTCGCCACGCTGGAGGGCCGGGGGTTCGCCGGGCGCGACGCCTCGGGGCGGGGCTACGCGGCGGGACCGGAGCTGATGAGGCTCGGCCGGCCCGCCGGGTTCGGGGCCGTCGTCCGGGAGCGGGTGGCCGGGGTGCTGGACGACGCCGTCCGGCGGACCGGGGAGACCGTCCAGGCGGTCGCCCTGATCGGCGACCGGATCATCGTCACGGACGCGCGCGAGTCCCCGCAGCCCGTGCGGGTGCGGCCGGGGACGGGCCTGACCCACCCGGCACACGCCACGGCGGGGGGCAAGACGCTGCTCTCCCTGCTGACGCCCGGCCAGGTCCGCGCGCTCTATCCGGACGAGGAGTGGGAACCGGTCACCCCGCGCACGATCACCTCGCGTACGGCGTTGCTCGCGGAGCTGGAGGGTGTCCGCGACCGGGGCTACGCGGTGAGCGCGGGCGAGTCCGCCCGGGGCCTGTGCGCCGTCGCGGTGCCCCTCGTGGGCTCCGGCCCGCGCGACCGGCTCGCCCTGGTGGCCTCGGTACCCGCCGACCGGGGCGATGAGGGCGCCCTGCGTGAACAGGCGGCGCGCTTGCGGGAGTCGGTGGCGGCGCCGGGCCCGCTCCGGGCGGAGTGACGGCGCCGGCGCCGGCCGTGGGGGAGGGCCGCCGCCGTACGCGCCTCAGCGGGAGGCGCCGCCCAGGCGCCCCTCCAACTGCACGAGCAGTTCGCTGAGCTGGGCGCTGAGGCGGTCGCGGGCCGGCTCGTCCAGTCCGGCCAGCACCGTCCGTTCGTAGGCGAGTTGCTGGGGCAGGACGCGGTCGACGAGATCGCGGCCCGCACCGGTGAGGCGGACGCGGGCGACCCTGCGGTCCCGGTCGTCGCCCCGGCGGTCGACGAGCCCGCGTTCCTGGAGGGCGCGCAGCCGTTTGGTGACGGCGGCACCGGAGGAGAAGGTCTCCCGGGCCAGTTCTCCGGGAGTGAGTTCACGGCCCGTCCGGCGCACGGCACCGAGCAGGTCGAACTCCGCACGGTTCAGCCCGGCGGCGCGCAACGGCGCGTCCTCGGCCTGCTGGAGCAGGGCGGCGCAGCGGTTGATCCGGCCGATGAGTTCCATCGGCCCGGTGTCGAGTCCGGGGTTGACCGCCTGCCACTGCCGTACCACCGAGGCCACGATGTCGTCGGTCACACCGCTCCGTTCTCCGGGGCCAGGGCGATGAGCCCCTGCCGTTGTGCTGTCGCGGCGAGCGTACGGTGTCCGGCCCGCTCGGCCGCGACGAGATCCTCTTCCGGCAGGGCGCGCTGCCACCACTCCCCCGCTGCGGCGTCCCCGGCCTCGCGCAGTTCGACCAGGGTGGCGGTGAGCCCGCGGCGGGAAGCGTCGAGCGCGGCGGGCTCGGCGCGCCCGTCGGCCAGGACCTCGACGCTGTGCGCGCGGGCCCGTTCGGTGGCCTTCAGAGCGCGTTCCACCCGGCCGGTGGCCCGCCGGTTGGTGACGAGGACGGCGGCGAGGAAGCCGACGGCCGCGCCGACGACGGTGTCGACGACCCGGTCGCCGATGAGTTCGCCGGCGGGGTGGCTGCCGCCGAACTCGATGACCAGGAGCGCCATCGGGGTGACGGCGACGGATCCGAGCCAGTAGTTGCGGGTGATGAGCGCCTCGGCGGCGAAGTTGAAGACCAGACAGCAGGCGATCAGGAGCAGCGGGCTCGTACGGGCGAGCGGGAGGACCGCGGCGAAGACGAGCACGCCGAGCAGATTGCCCAGGGTGCGCTGGAGGGCCCGGTTCCAGGAGAGGGTGACGTTGGCCTGGTAGAGGGAGGCGGCGGTGACGATGGCCCAGTAGGGCCGGCCGACGCCGAGCGCCTGGCAGGCGTATCCGGCGAGAGCGCAGCCGATGAGGGTGCGGACCGCGATGGGGAGCACGTGGGAGCCCGGGCCGAGGCGGCGCAGCAGCTCGCCCCGGTGGGTACGGGCCCGGCGGCCGGCCCGTTCGGCTTCGACGCCGTAGAGCT
This window encodes:
- a CDS encoding ATP/GTP-binding protein produces the protein MDFRSSDTITGPRTEDVLPTTATAAVKVVIVGGFGVGKTTMVGSVSEIRPLTTEETMTQAGVGVDDNAGVESKTATTVAMDFGRISLSEELILYLFGTPGQERFWFLWNGLFEGALGAVVLIDTRRLESSFDVIGRLEERGVPFVVAVNTFPDAPHHPVETLRRALDLPDEVPVIDCDARLRASSRDVLMTLMRYLHGLAVPLA
- a CDS encoding IclR family transcriptional regulator, producing MRSAPGYTIESLDTGLRLMRLFLTHDTLTVSEAAGLLDVGRSTAHRVLATLEGRGFAGRDASGRGYAAGPELMRLGRPAGFGAVVRERVAGVLDDAVRRTGETVQAVALIGDRIIVTDARESPQPVRVRPGTGLTHPAHATAGGKTLLSLLTPGQVRALYPDEEWEPVTPRTITSRTALLAELEGVRDRGYAVSAGESARGLCAVAVPLVGSGPRDRLALVASVPADRGDEGALREQAARLRESVAAPGPLRAE
- a CDS encoding MarR family transcriptional regulator; amino-acid sequence: MTDDIVASVVRQWQAVNPGLDTGPMELIGRINRCAALLQQAEDAPLRAAGLNRAEFDLLGAVRRTGRELTPGELARETFSSGAAVTKRLRALQERGLVDRRGDDRDRRVARVRLTGAGRDLVDRVLPQQLAYERTVLAGLDEPARDRLSAQLSELLVQLEGRLGGASR
- a CDS encoding roadblock/LC7 domain-containing protein; this translates as MIQQRGNMDWMLKELADDVPSIHQIVVLSSDGLRIAMHGGDPDVGDRLAAACAGLQSLAAAVASEIPYSDGLMKLVVIEVTGGFFYLMAAGTGAYLAVLAGETVDAGLVGARMRDMVVRIGAHLTSPPRHDGQAG
- a CDS encoding DUF742 domain-containing protein — translated: MNAPRRERRNADPALNDPERLYVITGDLDGSERAALDLVTMVVAQAEPSPTFQPEQAAILRLCQAPLSVAEISAYLGLPFSVVTSLLTELLATELIESRAPIVRATLPDRSLLEAVMHGLQKL
- a CDS encoding ATP-binding protein — encoded protein: MVRVESPPTDRRIPVVRVLLLPVVLVVGACALGMTLVTDAARIPVAVSGALAAVVVGALAVALNRRRRETRVLRAQYEQRIAQLELRIAAHDEETVRLTKELMPSAIRMLRASNSPEEVMREVVDGDESYRNLPKALRRLVYTVLQIIDDEEARRDSAQRAFVSVARRVQAIVHRQASELREMEDHYGRNPEVFDDLLRIDHGTALIGRLADSIAVLGGARPSRQWPKPVPLFSVLRGAMSRILEYQRVDLHSIAKVAIVGTSVEPLIHACAELLDNATRYSPPQTRVHVTAVEVQTGIAIEIEDGGVSLSEEARSRAENMLAQAQAGINMNDLGESPRLGMAVVGRLSRMYQLQVSLRQSAYGGVRAVLIVPRDMITTGPAPGIAHGIGATSRPTSSLDMSQLQHVVPPAGKRKARVAATGPVPSAVVPPAASAAPAAAMEDEAPVVTEWTENGLPQRRSRGRAPLGSHNLPQQAPAPATEGVHGAPTGVAPHAAGRGNGEEKPPGLWLEAFTKAVNGVPHDPKNGENSDDAWDKGDLK